From one Nocardioides scoriae genomic stretch:
- the dnaG gene encoding DNA primase: MAGRIKEEDIAEVREKTRIDDVVSDYVTLRNAGGGSMKGLCPFHDEKSPSFHVTASRGFYHCFGCGVGGDVISFVMEMDGLSFSETVERLAEKVGVQLRYEEGGPARPRGGPQRPRLVEAHKVTAQWYAEQLATPEALEARQFLDSRGFDAEAAARFGVGFSPRGGEDLHRHLRQKGFTDDEVVTAGLVGRGRGLYDRFRGRLMWPIRDSSGDTIGFGARRIFDDDRIEAKYLNTPETPIYKKSQVLYGIDLARREIARASQAVIVEGYTDVMACHLAGVTTAVATCGTAFGDDHARVVRRLLQDHDDFRGEVIFTFDGDEAGQKAALRAFEGDQVFAGQTYVAIEPSGMDPCDLRLRSGDAEVRELVARRVPLYRFVLANVVQRYDLDRADGRIDAMREAAKLVTSIRDRSKVDAFSRELAGMIGIEPADVQRAVRNAARSGPEQATAAPRTRSGQRSEQEAGGQGARPAPAADLPDARDPRFYLERETLKLVVQHPKAVGAAADDLGPGDFTHGAYRALWATVVAAGGVRAADVQWASRLRDHVTDPRLTGLVSALTVEPLRSAGEPNDAYVAQHVHRLRELTAQRRIAELKSRLQRTNPVEHATDYNKMFGELVALEQHRRALREKGLESQ; this comes from the coding sequence GTGGCGGGGCGCATCAAGGAAGAGGACATCGCGGAGGTCCGCGAGAAGACGCGCATCGACGACGTCGTGTCCGACTACGTCACCCTCCGCAACGCCGGCGGCGGCTCGATGAAGGGCCTGTGCCCCTTCCACGACGAGAAGTCGCCGTCCTTCCACGTCACCGCGTCCCGCGGCTTCTACCACTGCTTCGGGTGCGGCGTCGGCGGTGACGTTATCAGCTTCGTCATGGAGATGGACGGGCTGTCCTTCAGCGAGACCGTCGAGCGGCTGGCGGAGAAGGTCGGCGTGCAGCTGCGCTACGAGGAGGGCGGCCCGGCCCGGCCCCGCGGCGGGCCGCAGCGCCCCCGCCTGGTCGAGGCCCACAAGGTCACCGCCCAGTGGTACGCCGAGCAGCTGGCCACCCCCGAGGCCCTCGAGGCCCGGCAGTTCCTCGACTCCCGCGGCTTCGACGCCGAGGCCGCGGCCCGCTTCGGGGTCGGGTTCTCCCCGCGCGGCGGCGAGGACCTGCACCGACACCTGCGCCAGAAGGGGTTCACCGACGACGAGGTCGTGACCGCCGGGCTGGTCGGTCGCGGCCGCGGCCTCTACGACCGGTTCCGCGGCCGCCTGATGTGGCCGATCCGCGACAGCAGCGGCGACACCATCGGCTTCGGGGCGCGGCGCATCTTCGACGACGACCGGATCGAGGCGAAGTACCTCAACACCCCCGAGACGCCGATCTACAAGAAGAGCCAGGTGCTCTACGGCATCGACCTGGCCCGCCGCGAGATCGCCCGCGCCAGCCAGGCGGTGATCGTCGAGGGCTACACCGACGTGATGGCCTGCCACCTGGCCGGCGTCACGACCGCCGTCGCGACCTGCGGCACGGCGTTCGGCGACGACCACGCGCGCGTCGTGCGCCGCCTGCTGCAGGACCACGACGACTTCCGCGGCGAGGTGATCTTCACCTTCGACGGTGACGAGGCGGGCCAGAAGGCCGCGCTGCGGGCCTTCGAGGGCGACCAGGTCTTCGCCGGGCAGACCTACGTCGCGATCGAGCCGAGCGGGATGGACCCCTGCGACCTGCGGCTGAGGTCCGGGGACGCCGAGGTCCGCGAGCTCGTCGCCCGCCGCGTGCCGCTCTACCGCTTCGTGCTGGCCAACGTGGTGCAGCGCTACGACCTCGACCGCGCCGACGGCCGCATCGACGCGATGCGGGAGGCGGCCAAGCTGGTCACGAGCATCCGCGACCGCTCCAAGGTCGACGCGTTCTCCCGCGAGCTGGCCGGCATGATCGGCATCGAGCCCGCCGACGTGCAGCGGGCGGTGCGCAACGCGGCCCGCAGCGGTCCCGAGCAGGCCACGGCCGCACCGCGCACCCGGTCCGGCCAGCGCTCCGAGCAGGAGGCCGGTGGCCAGGGCGCCCGCCCCGCCCCGGCCGCCGACCTGCCCGACGCCCGCGACCCGCGGTTCTACCTCGAGCGCGAGACCCTCAAGCTCGTCGTCCAGCACCCCAAGGCGGTCGGCGCCGCCGCCGACGACCTGGGCCCGGGCGACTTCACCCACGGCGCCTACCGCGCCCTGTGGGCCACGGTGGTCGCGGCGGGCGGGGTCCGGGCCGCCGACGTCCAGTGGGCCTCGCGGCTGCGCGACCACGTCACCGACCCGCGCCTCACCGGCCTGGTCAGCGCGCTGACCGTGGAGCCGCTGCGCTCCGCCGGGGAGCCCAACGACGCCTACGTCGCCCAGCAC
- a CDS encoding DUF3618 domain-containing protein: MSQQTPDEIQADIERQREQLASTVDQLTHKLDVKAQTKQRVATAKDRATTDEGKPVPEIYGAVAGAALALLIILVRSRR; the protein is encoded by the coding sequence ATGAGCCAGCAGACGCCCGACGAGATCCAGGCCGACATCGAGCGGCAGCGCGAGCAGCTGGCCAGCACGGTCGACCAGCTCACGCACAAGCTCGACGTCAAGGCCCAGACCAAGCAACGGGTGGCGACCGCCAAGGACCGCGCCACCACCGACGAGGGCAAGCCCGTGCCCGAGATCTACGGGGCCGTGGCGGGAGCTGCGCTGGCCCTGCTCATCATCCTCGTCCGGTCCCGGCGATGA
- a CDS encoding YihY/virulence factor BrkB family protein, whose amino-acid sequence MSAPTAPGTSQGAPAPDDGSKPDSPTDLHTQSWGYVLRKTLHEFGEDQCTDIAAALTYYAVLAVFPAIIALVSMIGVFADPAAAVDNVVQILRPLVSSQILGLVEPFLENVAKSDAAGVGLVIGLLAALWSASGYVGAFSRAMNRIYEIEEGRPFWKLRPVMLLLTFVSVVLAATVLILLVVSGPILQSVGDVVGLGDAAVTTFSIVKWPLVLVMVIVLVGLLYYVTPNIQQPKFKWISVGAAAAIGIWILASVAFGIYLATFANYSKTYGAAASVIVALLFVWITNLALLFGAELDSELERGRQLQAGLPAEEDLQLPPRDTTNIKKQAKKRDKDAAMGRKIRREANRRDDASGAGNDDAPHREQERGNR is encoded by the coding sequence ATGAGCGCTCCGACCGCGCCCGGCACCTCGCAGGGCGCACCCGCTCCGGACGACGGCTCCAAGCCCGACTCCCCCACCGACCTGCACACGCAGTCGTGGGGCTACGTGCTGCGCAAGACGCTGCACGAGTTCGGCGAGGACCAGTGCACCGACATCGCCGCGGCGCTGACCTACTACGCCGTGCTGGCGGTCTTCCCGGCGATCATCGCGCTGGTCTCGATGATCGGCGTGTTCGCCGACCCGGCGGCCGCCGTCGACAACGTCGTGCAGATCCTGCGTCCGCTGGTGTCCAGCCAGATCCTCGGCCTCGTCGAGCCGTTCCTCGAGAACGTCGCGAAGTCCGACGCCGCGGGCGTCGGCCTCGTCATCGGCCTCCTGGCCGCGCTGTGGTCGGCCTCGGGGTACGTCGGCGCCTTCAGCCGCGCGATGAACCGGATCTACGAGATCGAGGAGGGGCGACCGTTCTGGAAGCTGCGCCCCGTGATGCTGCTGCTCACCTTCGTCAGCGTGGTCCTGGCGGCCACGGTGCTGATCCTGCTGGTGGTCTCCGGTCCGATCCTGCAGTCGGTCGGCGACGTGGTGGGCCTGGGCGATGCCGCCGTCACGACGTTCTCGATCGTGAAGTGGCCGCTGGTCCTGGTGATGGTGATCGTCCTGGTGGGCCTGCTCTACTACGTGACGCCCAACATCCAGCAGCCCAAGTTCAAGTGGATCTCGGTGGGGGCCGCTGCCGCCATCGGCATCTGGATCCTGGCCTCGGTGGCGTTCGGGATCTACCTGGCGACCTTCGCCAACTACAGCAAGACCTACGGCGCGGCCGCCTCGGTGATCGTGGCGCTGCTGTTCGTGTGGATCACCAACCTGGCCCTGCTGTTCGGCGCCGAGCTCGACTCCGAGCTCGAGCGGGGCCGCCAGCTCCAGGCCGGCCTGCCGGCCGAGGAGGACCTGCAGCTGCCGCCGCGCGACACGACCAACATCAAGAAGCAGGCGAAGAAGCGCGACAAGGACGCCGCCATGGGTCGCAAGATCCGGCGCGAGGCCAACCGGCGCGACGACGCGTCGGGGGCCGGCAACGACGACGCTCCGCACAGGGAGCAGGAGAGAGGCAACCGATGA
- a CDS encoding PAS domain S-box protein, whose amino-acid sequence MVVLSGGSDGEDAALAAIVRSSQDAVIAKTVDGLITAWNQGATQVYGFTRAEMLGRDIAVLFPADAAEDEAARHARVAAGAAESGYRCRRVRSDGREVEVVMSMLPVRDAAGRITGLASISRPVSEEERAHEQFAALLDAAPDAIVGLDDAGRVVVHNRRAPALFGRDDLQGVPVEELLPGLHSHPPAAGEGAGEAVSMRGHRPDGSVFPVEVSLSRTPDRPGTALIAIVRDVTRQRSVEAQLRESATRLRQLADNVTTVFTLRQLDPPAYLYVSPGITPLTGYRPEDLYADPTLALGGMIHPDDRAEAVRRRSAGDLGEGSLVEQRIIRTDGTVRWVRASSVPVPNPHGEPERVVGMAEDVTERVEAQQRLQAAEAEARAANEAKNAFLSRVSHELRTPLNAVLGFGQLLERKLAGTADEDAVHHVVQGGRHLLSLIDDVLDISRIEAGQMSVSLEPVALHEVAAETLRLMEPIAATAGVRLVPPEAATAHVRADGQRLRQVLLNLVSNAVKYNRPGGTVVVRCEVDGDEVRLDVVDDGPGIPAEVEHRLFTPFDRLGAEGTSVEGTGVGLALSRALVELMDGRLAHHAHEGGGAVFTVRLPVARPHAEPAADLAPVAVAAPPTTPGHSCTLLYVEDNTANVEVMQAVLGLRPEWAFVHAGLGGLALDLARAHRPDLVLLDLHLPDGSGVDVLRSLRRDPATADTRVVVLSADASPSTIAGVLGEGADAYLAKPYELDRLLEVLDDAAAAAAGRRADAAG is encoded by the coding sequence GTGGTCGTGCTGTCGGGCGGCAGCGACGGCGAGGACGCCGCTCTCGCAGCCATCGTGCGCTCGTCACAGGACGCGGTGATCGCCAAGACGGTCGACGGCCTGATCACGGCCTGGAACCAGGGCGCGACCCAGGTCTACGGCTTCACCCGGGCCGAGATGCTCGGTCGCGACATCGCGGTCCTCTTCCCCGCCGACGCCGCCGAGGACGAGGCCGCCCGGCACGCCCGGGTCGCCGCCGGCGCGGCGGAGAGCGGCTACCGCTGCCGACGCGTGCGCTCCGACGGTCGCGAGGTGGAGGTGGTGATGTCGATGCTGCCGGTGCGCGACGCGGCGGGCCGGATCACCGGCCTGGCGTCGATCTCGCGCCCGGTCAGCGAGGAGGAGCGCGCCCACGAGCAGTTCGCCGCGCTGCTCGACGCCGCTCCCGACGCCATCGTCGGCCTCGACGACGCCGGCCGGGTGGTGGTGCACAACCGGCGGGCCCCGGCGCTGTTCGGGCGCGACGACCTCCAGGGCGTGCCGGTCGAGGAGCTGCTGCCCGGGCTGCACTCCCACCCCCCGGCGGCCGGTGAGGGCGCGGGTGAGGCGGTGTCCATGCGCGGCCACCGCCCGGACGGCTCGGTCTTCCCGGTCGAGGTCAGCCTGTCCCGCACCCCCGACCGGCCGGGCACGGCCCTGATCGCCATCGTGCGCGACGTCACCCGGCAGCGCTCGGTCGAGGCGCAGCTGCGCGAGAGCGCCACCCGGCTGCGCCAGCTCGCCGACAACGTGACGACCGTCTTCACGCTGCGCCAGCTCGACCCCCCGGCGTACCTCTACGTGAGCCCGGGCATCACGCCGCTGACCGGCTACCGACCCGAGGACCTCTACGCCGACCCCACGCTCGCCCTCGGCGGCATGATCCACCCCGACGACCGGGCCGAGGCCGTGCGCCGCCGCAGCGCCGGCGACCTCGGCGAGGGGTCCCTGGTCGAGCAGCGCATCATCCGCACCGACGGCACCGTCCGGTGGGTGCGTGCCTCCTCCGTCCCCGTGCCGAACCCGCACGGCGAGCCGGAGCGCGTCGTGGGGATGGCCGAGGACGTGACCGAACGGGTCGAGGCGCAGCAGCGGCTGCAGGCCGCCGAGGCGGAGGCGCGGGCGGCCAACGAGGCCAAGAACGCGTTCCTGTCGCGGGTCAGCCACGAGCTGCGCACGCCGCTCAACGCGGTGCTCGGGTTCGGCCAGCTGCTCGAGCGCAAGCTGGCCGGCACCGCGGACGAGGACGCCGTGCACCACGTCGTGCAGGGCGGGCGCCACCTGCTGTCGCTCATCGACGACGTCCTCGACATCTCCCGCATCGAGGCGGGGCAGATGTCGGTCAGCCTCGAGCCGGTCGCGCTGCACGAGGTCGCGGCCGAGACGCTGCGGCTGATGGAGCCGATCGCCGCCACCGCCGGGGTGCGGCTGGTGCCGCCGGAGGCCGCCACCGCCCACGTCCGGGCCGACGGCCAGCGGCTGCGGCAGGTGCTGCTCAACCTGGTCTCCAACGCGGTCAAGTACAACCGTCCAGGCGGCACCGTCGTGGTCCGCTGCGAGGTCGACGGCGACGAGGTCCGGCTCGACGTCGTCGACGACGGCCCGGGCATCCCGGCCGAGGTCGAGCACCGGCTGTTCACGCCGTTCGACCGCCTCGGCGCCGAGGGCACGTCGGTCGAGGGCACGGGCGTGGGCCTGGCGCTGAGCCGGGCGCTGGTCGAGCTGATGGACGGACGGCTCGCGCACCACGCCCACGAGGGCGGCGGCGCCGTCTTCACGGTCCGGCTCCCCGTGGCCCGTCCCCACGCCGAGCCGGCCGCCGACCTCGCGCCCGTCGCGGTCGCCGCACCACCCACCACGCCCGGGCACTCCTGCACGCTGCTCTACGTCGAGGACAACACCGCCAACGTCGAGGTGATGCAGGCCGTGCTGGGGCTGCGGCCGGAGTGGGCCTTCGTCCACGCGGGGCTGGGCGGGCTGGCCCTGGACCTGGCCCGCGCGCACCGACCCGACCTGGTGCTGCTCGACCTGCACCTGCCCGACGGCTCGGGCGTCGACGTGCTGCGCTCGCTGCGGCGCGACCCCGCGACGGCCGACACCCGGGTGGTGGTGCTCAGCGCCGACGCCAGCCCCAGCACGATCGCGGGCGTGCTGGGCGAGGGGGCCGACGCCTACCTGGCCAAGCCCTACGAGCTCGACCGGCTCCTCGAGGTGCTCGACGACGCAGCCGCTGCCGCCGCCGGGCGACGTGCGGACGCAGCGGGCTGA
- a CDS encoding phage holin family protein gives MTHPTASPSPSGQAPGDDPTLGALVNQLTTQVPELIRSEMKLAQAELTQKGKRVGAGIGMFSAAGLLAFLGLATLVATAVLALALVLDAWLAALVVGLVLLVIAGILAFTGKGQVQQATPLAPERATQGVKDDIATVKGQRA, from the coding sequence ATGACCCACCCCACGGCTTCCCCGTCCCCCAGCGGCCAGGCCCCCGGCGACGACCCGACGCTCGGCGCCCTGGTCAACCAGCTGACCACCCAGGTCCCCGAGCTGATCCGCTCCGAGATGAAGCTGGCCCAGGCCGAGCTGACCCAGAAGGGCAAGCGCGTCGGTGCCGGCATCGGCATGTTCAGTGCCGCCGGCCTGCTCGCGTTCCTCGGCCTGGCCACCCTGGTCGCCACCGCCGTGCTGGCGCTCGCGCTGGTCCTCGACGCGTGGCTCGCCGCGCTGGTCGTCGGACTGGTGCTCCTCGTGATCGCCGGGATACTGGCCTTCACCGGGAAGGGCCAGGTCCAGCAGGCCACCCCGCTCGCGCCCGAACGCGCCACCCAGGGCGTCAAGGACGACATCGCCACCGTGAAGGGACAGCGCGCATGA